The genomic DNA CCTCGCCGATTGCTCGCAAACCATCGCCTACGAAATCCTGTGCAACGTCGGTGCCCACGTAAAACGGGAATATATCGGTTAATTATTAAGACCGTGATCCCGCAAATCGAGAACCATCGTCGCCCAACTAAAAATTTGTCATCCCGCGCCCGAAATACGTCATCCCGCGGCTTGACCGCGGGATCCAGAAAGACCCGACCCATTCAAACGATCCTGGATCCCGCCGGTCCGACGCCTCGGGTCAAGCCGCGGTATGACAGACAGCTCAATTTACACTGGCAAATCAGCCTAAATATCCGTAGAATCGCGCCTTCAATTTCTGCGCCTGTAGCTCAGCTGGATAGAGTACTCGGCTACGAACCGAGCGGTCGGGAGTTCGAATCTCTCCAGGCGCGCCATCTTTAAACCCTTTTAGGTCAGTGACTTATGAGGGTTTTTTTAATGTTATTCATAAGATTGGTTTTCTCCTAAGCACATAACGCCTCGCATCAGCGGCAGACAAAGCGCGTAGCGGATTGGCTGTCCGGCTGCATGCGCTTGTTAGGCAATTTCCTCTACTCCCACACATTAGCATTCTCTTCGAAATCGGAACGTATTGGACCAATAACACAAAATCGATGCTTACTTGGTGCTTCCATAACTACCCATTTCTCCATCCTTTCTACTATCTCGGCACCTAGGGACAGCAATCTATTCACTTCGGCCTCGATGTCATCTGTTTCGATATCAAAATGGACCCGGTTTGGGTGATCGACCTTCTGTAAAATTACTTGCGCCTCGCTAGGCGTCCCGTTGAGCCGCACGTATCGTTGGTTTATTTGCCCTTCTTGAGACTCTGGTTCGGCTCCTAGAGCCGCTCCCCAGAATTCAGCATGTTCAAATAAATCTTCAGATTGGCAATCCACTACCAATGCACCTAAGCGACTTTTATGCATATTAAATTCTCCAAGATTTGGCTCAGTTGCCTAACAGCTGAATTATGAGGTAATTGACTCGATAACTCATTATCGTTTCATTGTTGAGTGTCCGTTCATGGCCGTTTCGAGAAGCCCAGCTAGTTCATCTGAGGGTCCGCTTACGAGAAAGCTGCCGCTCAAACTGGATCAATCAGCGGCGATCTACGACCCTGAGCGGAAATTCACAAGGCAAGGTGGAAAATATAAAATGCCAACAAAACGCATCGAATTGGTTGGAGAACAATAATGAATAAGGTTGAGGAGTTTGGTCCACTTGACCCATCAAGTGGTGTAAGCCCTGAGGATTACAGGAAAGCGGTTGTCTTTGAGCTTAGCTCACCTTTAGGGGGTAATTGGAAGACTGAAATTGTCGAAGTATGCGGTCAAGTTTTTGTGCGCGCGTTTCCTCCATTGCATCGCGGCCCAGTATCAGCAAACTACTCAGATCATGGAGGAAAGTATTCATTAAGTGGATATACCGGAGAAATTGAGGAGCCTACGGAGGGAGTTAAATACTTATTAGATTTCATCTCCATGGCCTTAACTCGCAACGATCCAGACAATCTAGCAAGTGATCGCGACTCAAAAGAAGGCTTTCCTCCCGCAAGGCTACCGAAAATACCTTTGAAATGGTTTTACAAACCTAGAATGTTGGCCAAACCTCCCAAGTTTTCAAAGATGAAACTGGGTGATGTTATCGACTGGCAACAACGTTTCTTTGATACCCAGAAACTGCCCGGTGGTGGTTATCACTCTGGTTTAGTTTCAACCGGTCTAGGCAAGTATCAGTTCGATAGGTTCCATCTTCCAGAACTTGCACAAACCTCTGGCACCTCAATGAAAGCGATATTTGATGAGCAGCTGCAGGATTATTTTGCGCTTAGGCTTCTAGCTGGTGCTGATCTCTACGATTATTTGAACGACCAGTTAGAAGCCCAGGTCTTTGCCTATAGATTGGCATTACATTGGCCGGGTCTACCATTGGTCTCTGAGGGGCATACGGACGGTTGGGGTAGCAAATATGAACCTGGATATAGTTCTGTCTCTGGTAGTGTACCGATGGTGGGTTGGAAGACATTCTTACTTGCTGTCCAGAATGTAAAAGTGCGATAGTTGTGTACCAATCAAAGGGGTCAGTGTCGATTGATTACGGTTAGACACGAATGTCTGTTCCTGGCCGGAGATTGCCCCCTACCAGTACTCGACGAGCGTCAGCTTTGGGGAAATAGTTAGTATCAGCGCGAGTGGTTTGTCCGACTGCATGCGTTTGTTAGGCGCGTAGCAATCTTTTCTAAGCATCGTCTGTCGGCTCATTATTATTTGCACAGTGCCCGATTGCGATCTTCACTAAGTTCTGTACAAATTGAAAAAAACGATAATTCATAGTGTCAGCTAACGTAATAGATCTATCGGTGAATTCACAGTTTTGCCTCAGACCAGATATGCCAGAGTAATCTGACGTCATGAATTCATTAAACTCATCAAAGTATCTATTTGCTCTGCCACCAGGAGCATGCGCACCAGTGTGCCTCACGTGCTTCCAAGCCTTTAGCTCTAGTCGGTCTCTAGGTCTTATCCAGTGATTGTGTTCGTTAAAATCCTGTTCGTCGAGTAGAGCCCATATATAGGCCAAGGCTATTAAGTTACTAGCATGATTCAGTTGGCCTTGAATTTTCTTT from Gammaproteobacteria bacterium includes the following:
- a CDS encoding VOC family protein; translated protein: MHKSRLGALVVDCQSEDLFEHAEFWGAALGAEPESQEGQINQRYVRLNGTPSEAQVILQKVDHPNRVHFDIETDDIEAEVNRLLSLGAEIVERMEKWVVMEAPSKHRFCVIGPIRSDFEENANVWE